A stretch of Bradyrhizobium sp. CCBAU 53338 DNA encodes these proteins:
- a CDS encoding amino acid ABC transporter ATP-binding protein: protein MIELSDVHKSFGKVEVLKGITASVQKGEVVCIIGPSGSGKSTILRCINGLESYDRGEISVEGLKVDRDAPSIVSIRTQVSMVFQRFNLFPHRTVLENVIEGPLFVKNEPRAQVIERGRALLAQVGLVEKADAHPPQLSGGQQQRVAIARALAMQPKAILFDEPTSALDPELVGDVLGVMRKLADDGMTMVVVTHEMGFARDVADRVLFIDGGVIVEQGPAKALLNQPRHPRTQDFLRRVLHPL from the coding sequence ATGATCGAGCTGAGCGACGTCCACAAGAGCTTTGGCAAGGTCGAGGTGCTCAAGGGCATCACGGCCTCCGTGCAGAAGGGCGAGGTGGTCTGCATCATCGGTCCCTCTGGGTCCGGCAAGTCCACCATCCTGCGCTGTATCAACGGGCTCGAAAGCTACGACCGCGGCGAGATCAGCGTCGAAGGCCTCAAGGTCGATCGCGACGCGCCATCGATCGTATCGATCCGCACACAAGTCTCGATGGTGTTCCAGCGCTTCAATCTGTTTCCCCATCGGACGGTACTGGAGAATGTCATCGAAGGTCCGCTTTTCGTGAAGAACGAGCCCCGCGCCCAGGTGATCGAGCGTGGCCGCGCGCTGCTCGCCCAGGTCGGCCTTGTTGAAAAGGCCGATGCACATCCGCCGCAGCTCTCCGGCGGTCAGCAGCAGCGCGTTGCGATCGCGCGGGCGCTGGCAATGCAGCCCAAGGCGATCCTGTTCGACGAACCGACCTCGGCGCTCGATCCGGAATTGGTCGGCGACGTCCTCGGCGTCATGCGCAAGCTCGCCGATGACGGCATGACCATGGTCGTCGTCACCCACGAGATGGGTTTTGCCCGCGACGTCGCCGATCGCGTGCTGTTCATCGACGGGGGCGTCATCGTCGAGCAGGGGCCGGCGAAAGCGCTGCTCAACCAACCCCGGCATCCGCGCACGCAGGATTTCCTGCGCCGCGTGCTGCAT
- a CDS encoding amino acid ABC transporter permease — protein sequence MKGFWHDAVEFFPILMNGVALTIIVTIGSLLLSTVLGLIWAMMRVSGIKALAMLSASLINVIRGIPIIVLLFYLYFVMPDLGVTLSALQAAILGLGIAYSAYQAENFRAGIEAIDKGQIEAAQSIGMGWWLTMRRVVLPQAVRIVLPPYGNVMIMMLKDSSQASTITVAELALQGKLIASSTFKNTSVFTMVALMYLTMSIPLILLVRHFEKRAGKK from the coding sequence ATGAAAGGTTTCTGGCACGACGCCGTCGAGTTTTTCCCGATTCTGATGAACGGCGTCGCGCTGACGATCATCGTCACGATCGGCTCGCTGCTGCTCTCGACGGTGCTCGGCCTGATTTGGGCGATGATGCGGGTCTCCGGCATCAAGGCGCTGGCGATGCTCAGCGCCAGCCTGATCAACGTGATCCGCGGCATCCCGATCATCGTGCTGCTGTTCTACCTGTATTTCGTGATGCCCGATCTCGGCGTTACGCTCAGCGCCTTGCAGGCCGCGATCCTCGGTCTCGGCATCGCCTATTCGGCCTACCAGGCTGAAAACTTCCGCGCCGGCATCGAGGCCATCGACAAGGGGCAGATCGAGGCGGCGCAATCGATCGGTATGGGCTGGTGGCTGACGATGCGCCGCGTGGTGCTGCCGCAGGCGGTGCGCATCGTGCTGCCACCCTACGGCAACGTCATGATCATGATGCTGAAGGACTCTTCGCAGGCCTCGACCATCACGGTCGCCGAGCTCGCCCTGCAAGGCAAGTTGATCGCGTCCTCGACCTTCAAGAACACCAGCGTGTTCACGATGGTCGCCTTGATGTATCTCACCATGAGCATCCCGCTGATCCTGCTGGTCCGTCACTTCGAGAAGCGGGCGGGCAAGAAATGA
- a CDS encoding ABC transporter substrate-binding protein, whose amino-acid sequence MKRIGLAAIAALALCAGAPASAQQVLKVGSTPTGIPFTFLDTKTNTIQGIMVDLVTEIGKDAGFNVQIEPMQFSALIPSLTSSKIDIIAAAMFITAPRKEVVDFSDPIYTYGEGLVVPKSDTKAYATQDDLKGETVGAQVGTAFVDALKKTGLFADVKAYDTIPDILRDVNTGRLKAGYADYPILAYNLKQGGFPETRLVEGYKPVTVGSVGIGVRKGETALLGKINASLAKLKANGTIDKILGKWGLKAQG is encoded by the coding sequence ATGAAGCGTATTGGTCTGGCCGCAATCGCGGCGCTCGCACTTTGCGCCGGGGCGCCCGCATCGGCGCAGCAGGTGCTCAAGGTCGGCTCGACGCCGACGGGCATTCCGTTCACGTTCCTCGACACCAAGACCAACACCATCCAGGGCATCATGGTCGATCTTGTCACGGAAATCGGCAAGGACGCCGGCTTCAACGTGCAGATCGAGCCGATGCAGTTCTCGGCGCTGATCCCGTCGCTGACCTCGAGCAAGATCGACATCATCGCCGCCGCGATGTTCATCACGGCGCCCCGGAAAGAGGTCGTCGATTTCTCCGATCCGATCTACACCTATGGCGAAGGCCTGGTCGTTCCGAAGAGCGATACCAAGGCCTATGCCACGCAGGACGATCTGAAGGGCGAGACGGTCGGTGCCCAGGTCGGTACCGCCTTTGTCGATGCGCTGAAGAAGACTGGCCTGTTCGCGGACGTGAAGGCCTACGACACCATCCCCGACATCCTGCGTGACGTGAACACCGGCCGTCTCAAGGCCGGCTACGCCGACTATCCGATCCTCGCCTACAACCTGAAGCAGGGCGGTTTTCCCGAGACGCGGCTCGTTGAGGGCTACAAGCCCGTCACCGTCGGCTCGGTCGGCATCGGCGTCCGCAAGGGTGAGACCGCGTTGCTCGGCAAGATCAACGCGTCGCTGGCAAAGCTCAAGGCCAACGGCACCATCGACAAGATCCTCGGCAAATGGGGCCTGAAGGCTCAGGGCTGA
- a CDS encoding helix-turn-helix domain-containing protein, whose translation MRKPAAAKPAKKAENRSKNGRKAIAKPTEPAMDVAVGRRIRDLRRVRQFSLEAVAARTDLSIGFLSQIERGLSSPSLRVLATLADVLGVGIAALFGASPSADGASDQVVTRGLQRPELKLWRTGVSKQLLSPASADNKLNLFLVHLEPGGSTGDELYTHDGEEAGLVLEGEMMLTVDSETWSLKTGDSFRFASRRPHRFSNPAQDAKAVVLWVNCVTGAG comes from the coding sequence ATGCGCAAACCGGCCGCCGCAAAGCCGGCGAAGAAAGCCGAGAACCGTAGCAAGAACGGCCGAAAGGCCATCGCAAAGCCGACAGAGCCCGCAATGGACGTCGCTGTCGGCCGCCGCATCCGCGATCTCAGGCGGGTCAGGCAATTCTCGCTCGAGGCGGTCGCCGCGCGGACGGATCTGTCGATCGGCTTCCTCAGCCAGATCGAACGCGGCCTGTCGTCACCATCGTTGCGTGTGCTGGCGACGCTCGCCGACGTGCTCGGCGTCGGCATCGCCGCACTGTTCGGCGCAAGCCCGAGTGCTGATGGCGCATCCGATCAGGTCGTCACACGCGGATTGCAGCGGCCCGAGCTGAAGCTTTGGCGCACGGGCGTGTCCAAGCAATTGCTGAGCCCGGCCAGCGCCGACAACAAGCTCAATCTATTCCTGGTGCATCTGGAGCCCGGCGGCTCCACCGGCGACGAGCTCTACACCCATGACGGCGAGGAAGCGGGCCTCGTGCTCGAAGGCGAGATGATGCTGACGGTGGACAGCGAGACATGGTCGCTGAAGACCGGCGACAGCTTTCGCTTTGCCAGCCGCAGGCCGCACCGGTTTTCCAATCCGGCGCAGGATGCGAAGGCCGTCGTGCTGTGGGTAAATTGCGTGACGGGGGCGGGGTAG
- a CDS encoding D-amino acid dehydrogenase produces MKVLILGSGVIGVTSAYYLARAGHEVTVVDRQPEPALETSFANAGEVSPGYSSPWAGPGVPVKAVKWLLMKHGPLVIRPKLDPVMWVWLLKMLRNCTSARYAVNKSRMIPIAEYSRDCLRDLRRDIGIQYDERAQGTLQLFRYQAQLDGTGEDVAVLKQYGVPYETLSREGCIAVEPALSGVKEKFVGGLRLPQDETGDCHMFTQALAKHAQALGVRFMFNTGIDRIVTDGGRVSGVATSAGMLQADSYVLALGSYSSRMAAPLGISLPVYPVKGYSITVPIKDASGAPESTVMDESYKVAITRLGNRIRVGGTAEISGFSTKLYGARRATLDHSLTDLFPRGGDLAKATFWSGLRPMTPDGPPVIGPTQYANLHLNTGHGTLGWTMSCGSGRILADMLSGKKPEVDVSALSVERYQHRFG; encoded by the coding sequence GTGAAAGTTCTGATCCTCGGCAGCGGTGTCATCGGCGTCACCTCTGCCTACTACCTCGCCCGTGCCGGCCACGAGGTGACGGTCGTCGACCGTCAGCCCGAACCGGCGCTGGAGACGTCTTTTGCCAATGCCGGCGAAGTGTCGCCCGGTTATTCCTCGCCATGGGCCGGCCCCGGCGTGCCGGTGAAGGCGGTCAAGTGGCTCTTGATGAAGCACGGACCGCTGGTGATCCGGCCGAAGCTCGATCCCGTCATGTGGGTCTGGCTGCTCAAGATGCTGCGCAACTGCACCAGCGCGCGCTACGCGGTCAACAAGAGCCGGATGATCCCGATCGCGGAATACAGCCGCGATTGCCTGCGCGATCTGCGCCGCGACATCGGCATTCAATATGACGAGCGCGCGCAGGGCACGCTGCAGCTGTTCCGCTACCAGGCCCAGCTCGACGGCACCGGCGAAGACGTCGCCGTGCTCAAGCAGTACGGCGTGCCTTACGAGACGCTGAGCCGCGAAGGCTGCATCGCGGTCGAGCCGGCGCTATCAGGCGTGAAGGAAAAATTCGTCGGCGGGCTTCGCCTGCCGCAGGACGAGACCGGCGACTGTCACATGTTTACGCAGGCGCTGGCCAAGCATGCGCAGGCGCTCGGCGTGCGCTTCATGTTCAACACCGGCATCGACCGCATCGTCACGGATGGCGGACGCGTCAGCGGCGTTGCGACCAGCGCCGGGATGTTGCAGGCCGACTCGTACGTGCTCGCACTCGGAAGCTATTCGTCGCGAATGGCTGCGCCGCTCGGCATTTCGCTGCCGGTCTATCCGGTGAAGGGCTATTCGATCACGGTGCCGATCAAGGACGCCTCCGGTGCGCCGGAATCGACCGTGATGGACGAGAGCTACAAGGTCGCGATCACCCGTCTCGGCAATCGCATCCGCGTCGGCGGCACCGCCGAGATCTCGGGCTTCTCGACCAAGCTCTACGGCGCCCGTCGCGCCACGCTTGATCATTCCCTGACCGATCTGTTCCCGCGCGGCGGCGATCTCGCCAAGGCGACGTTCTGGAGCGGCCTGCGTCCGATGACTCCGGACGGCCCGCCGGTGATCGGCCCGACGCAATACGCCAACCTCCATCTCAACACCGGCCACGGTACGCTCGGCTGGACCATGTCCTGCGGCTCCGGCCGCATCCTCGCGGATATGCTCTCGGGCAAGAAGCCGGAGGTGGATGTGAGCGCGCTGTCGGTGGAGCGGTATCAGCACCGGTTTGGGTGA
- a CDS encoding aspartate aminotransferase family protein: MTLHQIPNTIKTDSFWMPFTANRQFKKAPRLFSSAEGMHYTTVDGRKVIDGSAGLWCVNAGHGRKQIAAAVERQLMTLDFAPSFQMGHPLAFDFAERLAEIAPKGLDRVFFTNSGSESVDTALKIALAYHRANGQASRTRLIGRERGYHGVGFGGTSVGGMVANRRAFTTLLPGVDHIRHTHDLSRNAFAKDQPEHGAELADDLDRLVGLHGAETIAAVIVEPVPGSTAVLPPPKGYLQRLREICDKHGILLIFDEVITGFGRLGTPFAANFFGVTPDLMTTAKGITNGTIPCGAVFASRKVHDGMMVGPENQMELFHGYTYSAHPTACAAGIATLDIYKDEGLLTRGATMAEYWRDTLHQLKGLPNVVDIRNCGLMGAVELAPRDGAVGARGYDVMVDCFNTGLYLRMSGDSFAMSPPLIVEKNHIDQMVSILGDAIKKVA, translated from the coding sequence GTGACCCTTCATCAGATTCCGAACACTATCAAGACCGACTCGTTCTGGATGCCGTTCACGGCCAACCGTCAGTTCAAGAAGGCGCCGCGCCTGTTCTCCTCGGCCGAGGGCATGCACTACACCACCGTTGACGGCCGCAAGGTGATCGACGGCTCCGCCGGCCTCTGGTGCGTCAACGCCGGCCACGGCCGCAAGCAGATCGCCGCCGCCGTCGAGCGGCAGCTGATGACGCTGGACTTCGCGCCGTCGTTCCAGATGGGTCATCCGCTGGCATTCGACTTCGCCGAGCGTCTCGCCGAGATCGCGCCGAAGGGCCTCGATCGCGTCTTCTTCACCAACTCCGGCTCTGAATCGGTCGACACCGCGCTGAAGATCGCGCTCGCCTATCATCGCGCCAACGGCCAGGCCAGCCGCACCCGGCTGATTGGCCGTGAGCGCGGCTATCACGGCGTCGGTTTCGGCGGCACCTCGGTGGGCGGCATGGTCGCCAACCGCCGCGCCTTCACCACCCTGCTGCCGGGCGTCGACCACATCCGCCACACCCACGACCTCAGCCGCAACGCCTTCGCCAAGGATCAGCCGGAGCATGGCGCCGAACTCGCCGACGATCTCGATCGTCTCGTCGGCCTCCACGGCGCCGAGACCATCGCCGCCGTGATCGTCGAGCCGGTGCCGGGTTCGACCGCGGTGCTGCCGCCGCCGAAGGGCTATCTGCAACGCCTGCGCGAGATCTGCGACAAGCACGGCATCCTTCTGATCTTCGATGAGGTCATCACCGGTTTCGGCCGTCTCGGCACGCCGTTCGCCGCCAACTTCTTCGGCGTCACGCCGGACCTGATGACGACCGCCAAGGGCATCACCAACGGCACCATTCCCTGCGGCGCGGTGTTCGCGAGCCGCAAGGTGCATGACGGCATGATGGTCGGCCCCGAGAACCAGATGGAGCTGTTCCACGGCTACACCTATTCGGCGCATCCGACCGCCTGCGCCGCCGGTATCGCCACGCTCGACATCTACAAGGACGAGGGCCTGCTGACGCGCGGTGCGACGATGGCCGAATACTGGCGCGATACGCTGCATCAGCTGAAGGGCCTGCCGAACGTCGTCGACATCCGCAATTGCGGGCTGATGGGCGCGGTCGAGCTCGCGCCGCGCGACGGCGCCGTCGGTGCGCGTGGTTACGACGTCATGGTCGACTGCTTCAACACCGGCCTCTATCTGCGCATGAGCGGTGACAGCTTCGCGATGTCGCCTCCGCTCATCGTCGAGAAGAACCACATCGACCAGATGGTCTCGATCCTCGGCGACGCCATCAAGAAGGTGGCCTGA
- a CDS encoding cupin domain-containing protein, translated as MSVDIGGRLRFIRARQKLSQRELAKRAGVTNSTISLIESNQMNPSVGALKRILDGIPMGLAEFFALEPESRRKIFYRAEELTEVGKKPISYRQVGDNLFGRSLQILKERYEPGSDTGRVHLVHDGEEGGIVISGKLEVTVEDERRILNPGDAYYFESRRPHRFRCVGGKPCEVISACTPPTF; from the coding sequence ATGAGCGTCGACATCGGTGGACGGCTGCGATTCATCCGGGCGCGCCAGAAGCTGTCGCAGCGCGAGCTCGCCAAGCGCGCCGGCGTCACCAATTCGACGATCTCGCTGATCGAATCCAACCAGATGAACCCCTCGGTCGGCGCGCTCAAGCGCATCCTCGACGGCATCCCGATGGGACTCGCCGAGTTCTTCGCGCTGGAGCCCGAGAGCCGCCGCAAGATCTTCTATCGCGCCGAGGAACTCACCGAGGTCGGCAAGAAGCCGATCTCCTATCGGCAGGTCGGCGACAATCTGTTCGGCCGCAGCCTGCAAATCCTGAAGGAGCGCTACGAGCCCGGCAGCGACACAGGTCGCGTGCACCTCGTTCATGACGGCGAGGAAGGCGGCATCGTGATCTCGGGCAAGCTCGAGGTCACGGTCGAGGATGAGCGCCGCATCCTCAATCCCGGCGACGCCTATTATTTCGAGAGCCGGCGCCCGCATCGCTTCCGCTGCGTCGGCGGCAAGCCATGCGAAGTGATCTCGGCCTGCACCCCACCGACATTCTGA
- a CDS encoding xanthine dehydrogenase family protein molybdopterin-binding subunit, which translates to MPELNLTSAPAHLRHGSSIGQPLTRRDGVLKVRGQATYAADNHPPGMLFAVMAVSSVAHGRVTSLDVAAARRHPGVVDVMTTDHKPQLAIDPEIKTNPFVFRMEVLQSNEVRYANQPIAVVIAETLEAATEGAVLLAPRYETQPALVGLDAGKSYVPPVVGVGNPSENHVGDVAAGLASADKQIDSIYETPAQYHNAMEPHAIVAHWNGDSLQIDMPTQGLMLSLARVAELFGIAHDKIHIRSPFLGGGFGSKGLMAGPPVLGIMAAKLVGKPVKLVLRREQMYGPVGHRAPTRQRLRIGADAEGRLTALDHHARTVSSTFDDFYEPAADASHTLYAAPAIRTSHDAVRVNTGTPLFMRAPGEATGSIALESAIDEMAWACGMDPLAFRLKNYAEVEPITGKPFSSKALRACYEQGAARFGWAKRALQPRQMRDDAGLLVGWGMGTATFPALMFQAEARAAIRRDGTGAMEIGAHDMGQGAWTALAQIAADAVGLDIERVEFKAGTSDLPDAGIAGGSAHTATAGAAIHSAGAAVIAKLADLATKDERSPLFGAGNAGVIARDGRLIRRDDESRSESYSEILARAGVAEVEARGTGAPNPAAMEEYAMHAHGAVFAEVKVDPELGQIRVTRMVGAFAAGRIVNPHLVKSQLFGGMIWGLSFALHEEAITDRRSGRIMNANLGEYHIPVNADVPPLDVITVEEHDPHVNALGIKGVGEIGITGSAGAVANAVWHATGVRVRRFPIRIEELLTQL; encoded by the coding sequence ATGCCTGAGCTCAATCTCACCAGCGCACCCGCCCATCTCCGCCACGGCTCCAGCATCGGCCAGCCGCTCACCCGCCGCGACGGCGTGCTCAAGGTCAGGGGGCAGGCGACCTACGCCGCCGACAATCATCCACCCGGCATGCTGTTCGCGGTGATGGCGGTGTCCAGCGTCGCGCATGGCCGCGTCACCTCGCTCGATGTCGCCGCTGCCAGGCGGCATCCCGGCGTCGTCGACGTCATGACGACGGATCACAAGCCGCAGCTTGCGATCGATCCTGAAATCAAGACGAATCCCTTCGTGTTCCGGATGGAGGTGCTGCAGAGCAACGAGGTCCGCTACGCCAACCAGCCGATCGCCGTCGTGATTGCCGAGACGCTCGAGGCGGCGACGGAAGGCGCAGTGCTGCTGGCGCCGCGCTATGAAACTCAGCCGGCGCTGGTCGGTCTCGATGCCGGCAAGAGTTACGTGCCGCCGGTCGTCGGTGTCGGAAACCCGTCCGAAAATCACGTTGGCGATGTCGCGGCTGGCCTTGCTTCAGCCGACAAGCAGATCGACTCGATTTACGAGACGCCGGCGCAATATCACAACGCGATGGAGCCGCATGCCATCGTCGCTCACTGGAACGGCGACAGTCTTCAGATCGATATGCCGACCCAAGGATTGATGCTCTCCCTCGCGCGCGTCGCCGAGTTGTTCGGCATCGCGCACGATAAGATCCATATCCGCAGCCCGTTCCTCGGTGGTGGTTTCGGCTCGAAAGGACTGATGGCCGGCCCTCCGGTGCTCGGCATCATGGCGGCAAAGCTGGTCGGCAAGCCGGTCAAGCTCGTGCTGCGCCGTGAGCAGATGTATGGCCCGGTCGGCCATCGTGCGCCGACGCGCCAGCGCCTGCGCATCGGTGCCGACGCTGAAGGGCGTCTGACCGCGCTCGATCATCATGCGAGGACCGTGTCGAGCACGTTCGACGATTTCTACGAGCCCGCGGCCGATGCCTCGCATACGCTTTATGCCGCGCCAGCGATCCGCACTTCGCATGACGCCGTGCGCGTCAACACCGGCACGCCGCTGTTCATGCGCGCGCCGGGCGAGGCGACCGGATCGATTGCGCTGGAGAGCGCGATCGACGAGATGGCCTGGGCATGCGGCATGGATCCGCTGGCCTTCCGCCTGAAAAACTATGCCGAGGTCGAGCCGATCACGGGAAAACCGTTTTCCTCGAAGGCGTTGCGCGCCTGCTACGAACAGGGCGCAGCGCGTTTCGGCTGGGCGAAGCGCGCGCTCCAGCCGCGACAGATGCGCGATGACGCCGGACTGCTGGTCGGCTGGGGAATGGGCACCGCGACGTTCCCCGCGCTCATGTTCCAGGCTGAAGCGCGCGCGGCGATCCGCCGTGACGGGACCGGTGCGATGGAGATCGGTGCGCATGACATGGGACAGGGCGCGTGGACGGCGCTTGCCCAGATCGCAGCCGATGCTGTCGGCCTCGATATCGAACGCGTCGAGTTCAAGGCCGGCACGTCCGACCTGCCCGATGCCGGCATTGCCGGCGGCTCGGCGCATACCGCGACCGCGGGTGCTGCGATCCACAGCGCCGGCGCGGCCGTCATCGCCAAGCTCGCCGACCTCGCCACCAAGGACGAGCGCTCGCCGCTGTTCGGTGCCGGCAATGCCGGCGTGATCGCGCGCGATGGTCGCCTGATTCGTCGTGACGACGAGAGCCGCAGCGAGAGCTACAGCGAGATCCTCGCACGTGCCGGCGTTGCGGAGGTCGAGGCGCGCGGCACAGGCGCTCCAAACCCGGCGGCGATGGAAGAATATGCCATGCACGCTCATGGCGCGGTGTTCGCGGAGGTGAAGGTCGATCCCGAGCTCGGTCAGATCCGCGTCACCCGCATGGTCGGCGCCTTCGCCGCCGGGCGCATAGTCAATCCGCATCTGGTGAAGAGCCAGCTGTTCGGCGGCATGATCTGGGGCCTGTCGTTCGCCCTGCATGAGGAGGCCATCACCGACCGCCGCAGCGGGCGGATCATGAATGCCAATCTCGGCGAGTACCACATCCCCGTGAATGCCGACGTGCCGCCGCTCGACGTCATCACGGTCGAGGAGCATGATCCCCATGTGAACGCGCTCGGCATCAAGGGCGTCGGCGAGATCGGCATTACCGGCAGCGCGGGAGCGGTCGCCAATGCCGTCTGGCATGCGACCGGCGTGCGGGTGCGGCGCTTCCCGATCCGGATCGAGGAGTTGCTGACGCAGCTTTGA
- a CDS encoding xanthine dehydrogenase family protein subunit M, producing the protein MKQFDYVRPATVVEAVAAAAQPGATYLAAGTNLLDLMKGNVSRPDRLVDLTHLEGLDRIERLADGALRIGALVSNADLAHDVEFAKAYPAVAEALLSGASAQLRNAATVGGNLLQRTRCAYFYDTASRCNKREASTGCDARAGENRSHAVLGWSESCIATHPSDFCVPLVALDAIVEIEGKNGRREIALDELHRLPGNTPERESALEPGDLIVAVRLPPAARSFAAHARYLKVRERTSYAFAIVSAAAALRIENGKIAEARLALGGVAAKPWRARSAEDVLKGVAPTADAFQEAAWRALADAKPSGDNAYKIELARRIVARALALAAAGTPERIPALPASPLASTSGAIHA; encoded by the coding sequence ATGAAACAGTTCGATTATGTCAGGCCCGCCACGGTCGTCGAGGCCGTTGCTGCCGCCGCCCAACCGGGCGCGACTTACCTTGCCGCCGGCACCAATCTGCTTGACCTGATGAAAGGCAATGTCAGCCGGCCGGATCGGTTGGTCGACCTCACGCATCTCGAGGGACTCGACAGAATCGAGCGCCTCGCCGATGGGGCGTTGCGTATCGGCGCGCTCGTCAGCAATGCCGATCTCGCGCATGACGTGGAGTTCGCGAAGGCCTATCCGGCAGTTGCCGAAGCGCTGCTCTCGGGTGCTTCCGCGCAATTGCGCAACGCCGCGACTGTCGGCGGCAATCTGCTGCAACGTACGCGTTGCGCGTATTTCTACGACACCGCCAGCCGCTGCAACAAGCGCGAGGCCAGCACCGGCTGCGATGCCCGCGCGGGCGAGAACCGGTCGCATGCGGTGCTCGGCTGGAGCGAGAGCTGCATCGCGACGCACCCGTCCGACTTCTGCGTGCCGCTGGTCGCACTCGACGCCATCGTCGAGATCGAAGGCAAGAATGGCCGTCGTGAGATTGCGCTCGACGAACTGCATCGTCTGCCCGGCAATACGCCCGAGCGCGAATCTGCGCTCGAGCCCGGCGACCTCATCGTCGCGGTGCGGCTGCCACCCGCGGCGCGCAGCTTTGCCGCGCATGCGCGCTATCTCAAGGTCCGCGAGCGCACGTCCTACGCGTTCGCGATCGTCTCGGCCGCTGCAGCGCTGCGGATCGAGAACGGCAAGATCGCGGAAGCGCGGCTTGCGCTTGGCGGCGTCGCCGCAAAGCCCTGGCGTGCCCGCTCCGCGGAGGATGTTCTGAAAGGCGTCGCACCCACGGCCGACGCCTTCCAGGAAGCTGCCTGGCGTGCGCTCGCCGACGCAAAACCGTCCGGCGACAACGCCTACAAGATCGAGCTCGCCCGCCGCATCGTCGCGCGCGCGCTGGCCCTTGCCGCTGCCGGTACGCCCGAGCGCATCCCCGCGTTGCCGGCCTCTCCCCTTGCTTCGACGTCTGGAGCCATCCATGCCTGA
- a CDS encoding (2Fe-2S)-binding protein codes for MNHSISLTVNGARRDFVLDDPRVTLLDLLRERLHLTGTKKGCDRGQCGACTILVDGKRINSCLALAISHDGADILTIEGVAHGDQLHPVQAAFIAHDGFQCGFCTPGQIMSAIGMMQEAQAGNDPERIRECMSGNLCRCGAYAGIVDAVLEAQAGADESNQRRSA; via the coding sequence ATGAACCACTCCATCAGCCTCACCGTGAACGGTGCACGGCGCGACTTCGTCCTCGACGATCCCCGCGTCACGCTGCTCGATCTCCTGCGTGAGCGCCTCCATCTCACCGGAACCAAGAAAGGTTGTGACCGCGGCCAGTGCGGTGCCTGCACCATTCTCGTCGACGGTAAGCGCATCAATTCCTGCCTCGCGCTCGCCATCAGCCATGACGGCGCCGACATTCTCACCATCGAAGGCGTTGCGCACGGCGACCAGCTTCACCCGGTGCAGGCCGCCTTCATCGCCCATGACGGCTTCCAGTGCGGCTTCTGCACCCCCGGCCAGATCATGAGCGCGATCGGCATGATGCAGGAAGCCCAGGCCGGCAACGATCCCGAACGTATCCGCGAATGCATGAGCGGCAATCTCTGCCGTTGCGGCGCCTATGCCGGCATCGTCGATGCCGTGCTGGAGGCGCAGGCCGGTGCCGACGAATCCAACCAGAGGCGTTCCGCATGA
- a CDS encoding TetR/AcrR family transcriptional regulator produces MDDHSDQARKPRADAVRNRERVLEAAKVVFNAGGPEASLEAVAKRAGVGIGTLYRHFPTREDLFEAVYRREVEQLSELAEQLKNAKDPVDALRRWLHSGVEFVATKKGMVAALALAVQSGSELHAFSFERLTKAIGSLLDRAAAAGVMRADVSPEDLLRAFFGMCYMHDQPGWQSSVLRMLDVFVDGLRVQPVAKAKTRTAKPAKAAVKRTR; encoded by the coding sequence ATGGACGACCATTCCGACCAGGCCAGAAAACCCCGCGCCGATGCCGTGCGAAATCGCGAGCGCGTGCTCGAGGCGGCCAAGGTCGTGTTCAACGCGGGCGGCCCGGAGGCAAGCCTGGAGGCCGTTGCCAAACGCGCGGGCGTCGGCATCGGCACGCTTTACCGACATTTTCCGACGCGCGAGGATCTGTTCGAGGCGGTGTACCGTCGCGAGGTCGAGCAGCTCAGCGAGCTCGCCGAGCAGTTGAAGAATGCCAAGGACCCGGTCGATGCGCTCAGGCGCTGGCTGCACTCAGGTGTCGAATTCGTCGCCACCAAGAAAGGCATGGTGGCAGCCCTGGCACTCGCGGTGCAGAGCGGGTCCGAGCTGCACGCCTTTTCCTTCGAGCGCCTGACCAAGGCGATCGGCTCGCTGCTCGATCGTGCAGCCGCGGCGGGCGTGATGCGCGCCGACGTCAGTCCCGAGGACTTGCTGCGCGCGTTCTTCGGCATGTGCTACATGCACGATCAGCCAGGCTGGCAATCCTCGGTGCTGCGGATGCTCGACGTGTTCGTGGATGGATTGCGCGTGCAGCCCGTCGCAAAGGCCAAGACGCGTACGGCCAAGCCAGCGAAGGCAGCAGTGAAACGGACGCGATAG